In Methanocalculus alkaliphilus, one DNA window encodes the following:
- a CDS encoding P-II family nitrogen regulator — translation MICEGCKVLIVTIVKKGWSQKVIEGSRQAGASGGTIIPGRGTGIHEMQTLLGLRIEPEKEIILTIVNPEQADTILEAIVQAADLEKPGSGIAFVINLDKVAGRVHMFTKEGEE, via the coding sequence ATGATCTGTGAAGGTTGTAAAGTACTGATTGTAACAATCGTCAAAAAAGGCTGGTCACAAAAGGTGATCGAGGGATCCCGTCAGGCAGGTGCATCGGGCGGAACGATAATTCCCGGCCGAGGGACAGGGATCCATGAGATGCAGACACTCCTTGGACTTCGGATCGAACCTGAGAAGGAGATTATCCTCACCATTGTCAATCCTGAACAAGCCGATACGATCCTTGAGGCCATTGTTCAGGCCGCAGACCTTGAGAAGCCGGGCAGCGGGATCGCATTTGTCATCAATCTCGACAAAGTCGCCGGCCGCGTCCACATGTTTACAAAAGAAGGAGAAGAGTAG
- a CDS encoding adenosylhomocysteinase, which produces MQTGEAKIRWAEQYMPVLNVIRDRFIKEQPFEGVVIGMALHVEAKTAILARTLAAGGAEVHITGCNPLSTQDDVASALSGGTIHCYAKRACSLEEYYEAIDKVLDARPSITIDDGMDLIHRLHTGRRDILPGVLGGCEETTTGIHRLKSMAAEGKLRFPVIAVNDTPMKHYFDNVHGTGESALTAIMATTNSLIAGKYVVVAGYGYCGRGLATKARALGARVIVTEIDPRRALQAHFDGFDVITIREASRIGELFVTTTGNIGILKEAEFALMRDGAILCNAGHFNVEIDIGYLETNADTISRRDGIDSYTFSDRTLHVLAEGRLVNLAVPKGMGHPIEVMDLSFAVQALSTEYMFRYGKNLIPGVHDVPTAIDEEIARLKLASLGCSIDTPTAEQEEYMASWDAGT; this is translated from the coding sequence ATGCAGACAGGTGAAGCAAAGATCCGCTGGGCGGAGCAGTATATGCCGGTTCTGAACGTCATCAGGGACCGGTTTATCAAAGAACAACCATTTGAAGGAGTCGTCATCGGGATGGCACTCCATGTCGAGGCGAAGACCGCCATCCTGGCCCGGACACTTGCAGCCGGCGGTGCAGAGGTACATATTACCGGCTGCAACCCCCTCTCGACCCAGGACGATGTGGCATCCGCCCTCTCAGGAGGGACGATCCACTGTTATGCGAAACGTGCCTGCTCGCTTGAGGAATATTATGAGGCAATCGACAAGGTCCTTGATGCGCGCCCCTCGATCACCATTGATGACGGGATGGATCTCATCCACCGGCTTCATACAGGGAGGCGTGATATTCTCCCCGGCGTCCTCGGGGGGTGTGAAGAGACGACGACCGGGATTCACCGGCTGAAGTCGATGGCAGCGGAGGGGAAACTCCGGTTCCCGGTGATCGCTGTCAATGATACCCCGATGAAGCACTACTTCGATAATGTCCATGGTACCGGCGAGAGTGCGCTGACTGCCATCATGGCGACGACGAATAGTCTGATCGCAGGAAAGTACGTCGTCGTCGCCGGGTACGGGTATTGCGGCCGGGGTCTTGCAACGAAGGCACGGGCACTCGGCGCACGGGTCATCGTCACCGAGATCGATCCCCGCCGTGCCCTCCAGGCGCACTTCGACGGATTTGATGTGATAACGATCAGGGAGGCATCCCGGATTGGCGAGCTCTTCGTCACCACAACCGGAAACATCGGTATCCTGAAAGAGGCAGAGTTTGCCCTGATGCGTGATGGTGCGATCCTCTGTAATGCCGGCCACTTCAATGTCGAGATCGATATCGGGTATCTTGAGACGAATGCAGATACAATAAGCCGCCGGGACGGGATCGATTCGTACACCTTCAGCGACCGGACGCTCCACGTTCTTGCAGAGGGCCGGCTGGTGAACCTTGCCGTTCCAAAAGGGATGGGCCACCCGATCGAGGTGATGGATCTCTCCTTTGCCGTCCAGGCACTCTCGACGGAGTACATGTTCAGATATGGAAAGAATCTCATTCCCGGTGTTCATGATGTTCCAACCGCAATCGATGAGGAGATTGCGCGGTTAAAGCTCGCCTCACTCGGATGCAGTATCGATACCCCTACCGCTGAACAGGAGGAATATATGGCTTCCTGGGATGCCGGAACATAA
- the pheT gene encoding phenylalanine--tRNA ligase subunit beta: protein MAIITLDYAYLERLCRTDRETILAALPMIGSDIERLEEDHADVEFFPDRTDLYSVEGVARAMRGFLGIETGLPDYPVGESGITFSVDPGLAEIRPCLGSAVIRGLSFDEASIESLMALQEALHWAIGRGRSKVAIGVHDLSTITPPFRYIASPRDRRFVPLDETREMTMEEMLTDHPKGRMFAGLVSDFDRFPLIVDAEDAVLSFPPIINGELTRITEETTDILLDVTGTDERAVEKTVSIICTALAEAGGRIESVRIDGVPCPSLAPVERIIDADACARLLGIPVTRDSIIPLLQKMRFGAEPLDGSSVRVTVPCYRADIMHDWDVFEDVAIAWGFNHFSGDLPPTFTIGRADPAMELARIVSEVAIGLGYTEVMPFTLTNDRVSYEYMQRPVSDRALRVLHPISLENTMLRTDLLPGLLEILSANKHRELPQRIFAVGDVNDHIVTHQKVAGAATHPGADFSEVYATVDALLRECGIETSVAASEDPAYLPGRQGAISIGSEVVGSFGELHPDVILAFDLEHPVIGFELDLRPFL, encoded by the coding sequence ATGGCGATTATAACACTGGATTATGCGTATCTCGAACGGCTCTGCCGGACCGATCGTGAGACGATTCTTGCCGCACTCCCGATGATTGGATCCGATATCGAACGGCTCGAAGAAGATCACGCCGATGTCGAGTTTTTCCCGGACAGAACCGATCTCTACTCGGTTGAGGGGGTTGCCCGGGCAATGCGTGGATTCCTCGGGATAGAGACCGGTCTCCCCGACTACCCGGTCGGCGAGTCGGGGATCACCTTCTCCGTCGATCCCGGGCTTGCCGAAATTCGTCCCTGCCTTGGATCGGCGGTTATCCGTGGCCTCTCCTTTGATGAGGCATCGATCGAGTCGCTGATGGCGCTTCAGGAGGCGCTTCACTGGGCGATAGGCCGGGGACGGTCGAAGGTGGCGATCGGGGTGCATGATCTCTCGACGATCACTCCGCCATTCCGGTATATCGCCTCCCCACGGGACCGCCGTTTCGTCCCCCTCGATGAGACCCGTGAGATGACGATGGAGGAGATGCTGACTGACCATCCGAAGGGGAGGATGTTTGCGGGTCTTGTCTCGGACTTTGACCGCTTCCCCCTGATCGTGGATGCAGAGGATGCCGTCCTCTCGTTCCCCCCGATCATCAACGGCGAGCTGACCCGGATCACCGAAGAGACGACCGACATCCTCCTTGATGTCACCGGTACCGATGAGCGGGCGGTTGAAAAGACCGTCTCAATCATCTGTACGGCACTTGCCGAGGCCGGCGGCAGGATAGAGTCGGTGAGAATTGACGGGGTTCCATGCCCCTCCCTCGCACCCGTTGAGCGGATCATCGATGCAGATGCCTGTGCCAGGCTCCTTGGCATCCCGGTGACGCGGGACTCGATCATCCCCCTCCTTCAGAAGATGCGGTTTGGTGCAGAGCCTCTTGACGGATCCTCTGTCCGGGTGACGGTTCCCTGCTACCGGGCAGACATCATGCATGACTGGGATGTCTTTGAGGATGTGGCGATCGCATGGGGCTTCAATCACTTCTCCGGCGATCTTCCACCCACCTTCACGATAGGCAGGGCCGATCCCGCGATGGAGCTTGCCCGAATCGTCTCAGAGGTGGCAATTGGCCTTGGGTACACCGAGGTGATGCCGTTTACCCTGACAAACGACCGGGTCAGCTATGAGTATATGCAGCGGCCGGTCTCTGATCGCGCCCTGAGGGTGCTCCATCCCATCTCCCTTGAGAATACAATGCTCAGGACCGATCTCCTCCCCGGACTTCTTGAGATCCTCTCAGCGAACAAACACCGTGAACTGCCGCAGCGGATCTTCGCGGTCGGAGATGTGAATGATCATATCGTAACCCATCAGAAGGTGGCAGGTGCGGCGACGCATCCGGGTGCTGACTTCTCGGAGGTGTATGCAACAGTCGATGCATTACTCCGGGAATGCGGCATTGAAACGAGTGTTGCCGCCTCAGAGGATCCCGCGTACCTTCCCGGCAGGCAGGGGGCGATATCTATCGGTTCAGAGGTGGTGGGATCGTTTGGTGAGCTCCACCCCGATGTGATCCTTGCTTTTGATCTGGAACACCCGGTCATCGGCTTCGAGCTCGATCTCCGGCCCTTCCTCTGA
- a CDS encoding phenylacetate--CoA ligase family protein — protein sequence MHCWDPRIETMQKDDLERLQYRLLKTLVYRLYSFSDFYHRRMKEAGVHPDDIRTLSDIRLLPFMYKHDLRDNYPDRLFCAPHDELVRYHVSSGTTGKPTVVGYTRRDLDLWTTSLARALTSCGLGRGDVIQVSYGYGLFTGGLGLHYGAERIGAAVLPTSVGNTERQIELMQDLKATAIACTPSYLIHIGEAAERMGISIKNDTDLRSAIIGAEPWSESMRTRIYETMGVRAYNIYGTSEISGPMFSECTAQQGIHIWGDIAYPEIIDPVTGEVLEPGESGELVMTVLQKEALPMIRYRIGDITRIDDEACACGRTHPRIQRITGRVDDMLIIRGINVFPSAVEHALLGIPELAGHFIIEVDRKGSLDDMIVRVEVAPEAFSDRINDLINIKKKVEHTLKSALNVAVVVELAEPGSLPRFEGKAKRVIDRRVI from the coding sequence ATGCATTGCTGGGACCCACGGATTGAGACGATGCAAAAGGACGATCTCGAAAGGCTTCAGTACAGGCTCCTCAAGACACTCGTCTACCGGCTGTACAGTTTCTCAGACTTCTACCATCGACGAATGAAGGAGGCGGGTGTACATCCGGATGATATCAGGACTCTTTCTGATATCCGCCTCCTCCCGTTCATGTATAAACATGATCTCCGGGATAACTATCCGGACCGGTTATTCTGTGCACCCCATGATGAGCTCGTCCGCTACCATGTCTCTTCCGGAACGACCGGGAAGCCGACCGTCGTCGGGTATACCCGGAGAGATCTCGATCTCTGGACGACCTCGCTTGCACGTGCCCTCACCTCCTGTGGCCTTGGGCGGGGGGATGTCATCCAGGTCTCGTATGGGTATGGCCTCTTCACCGGGGGTCTTGGCCTCCATTATGGGGCTGAGCGGATCGGTGCGGCCGTCCTCCCGACAAGCGTCGGCAACACGGAGCGGCAGATCGAGCTGATGCAGGATCTGAAGGCGACTGCCATCGCATGTACACCATCATACCTGATCCATATCGGTGAAGCGGCAGAACGGATGGGTATCTCTATCAAAAACGATACCGATCTCCGCTCTGCCATCATCGGTGCCGAACCCTGGTCAGAATCGATGAGGACACGAATCTATGAGACGATGGGGGTCAGGGCGTACAACATCTATGGTACAAGCGAGATATCCGGCCCGATGTTCTCTGAATGCACTGCCCAGCAGGGCATCCATATCTGGGGTGATATCGCGTATCCTGAGATCATCGATCCCGTAACCGGGGAGGTGCTTGAACCCGGGGAGTCGGGCGAACTGGTTATGACCGTCCTTCAGAAAGAGGCACTTCCGATGATCCGGTACCGTATCGGGGATATTACCCGGATAGATGATGAGGCCTGTGCATGTGGCAGAACACATCCCCGGATCCAGCGGATCACCGGCCGCGTCGATGACATGCTGATCATCCGTGGTATCAACGTCTTCCCCTCAGCAGTTGAACATGCACTCCTTGGAATTCCTGAACTTGCAGGCCATTTCATCATCGAGGTTGACCGGAAAGGCTCGCTTGATGATATGATCGTCAGGGTTGAGGTTGCCCCTGAAGCGTTCAGTGATAGGATCAATGATCTCATCAACATCAAAAAGAAAGTGGAACATACGCTTAAAAGTGCCCTGAATGTGGCTGTCGTTGTGGAGCTTGCAGAACCGGGATCACTCCCCCGGTTTGAGGGAAAAGCAAAACGTGTCATCGACCGGAGGGTTATCTGA
- a CDS encoding DNA-3-methyladenine glycosylase family protein produces the protein MEHCRKLTLEGSALPFDLDITLRCGQVFRFEKIGRWWCGVLENEVIRIRQEGRDLHFAGTTEDQIIRYFDLDLDLEGILRGFPDDPLLASAVRHAYGLRIVRQPAWECAASYIVATFANIPGIRTRIRLLCERFGEEIRAGEFAFPKPGTLASSPLCDIRSCRVGYRDRFLCGTAGMVSNEPGWDERIAALEYRDARRELMRFPGVGRKVADCILLFAFHRFEAVPVDVWIDRIMRTHYLEEGGRYSYDQIADEARAIFGPYAGYAQEYLFAARNQIKK, from the coding sequence ATGGAGCACTGCAGGAAACTCACCCTTGAAGGATCGGCACTCCCGTTCGATCTCGATATAACACTCCGGTGCGGCCAGGTCTTCCGCTTCGAGAAGATCGGGCGCTGGTGGTGCGGCGTCCTCGAAAACGAGGTGATCAGGATCCGGCAGGAGGGAAGAGATCTCCACTTTGCAGGCACCACTGAGGATCAGATCATCAGGTATTTTGATCTCGATCTGGATCTTGAGGGGATACTGAGGGGATTTCCTGATGATCCCCTGCTTGCCTCGGCAGTCAGGCATGCATACGGGCTCAGGATCGTCCGCCAGCCGGCCTGGGAGTGTGCTGCATCATACATCGTGGCAACCTTTGCAAACATACCCGGAATACGCACCCGGATACGCCTCCTCTGTGAACGGTTCGGTGAGGAGATCCGGGCCGGGGAGTTCGCCTTCCCGAAGCCCGGCACCCTGGCATCATCTCCGCTCTGTGATATCCGGAGCTGTCGTGTCGGGTACCGCGACCGCTTCCTCTGCGGGACCGCAGGGATGGTCAGCAATGAGCCCGGGTGGGATGAGAGGATCGCCGCTCTCGAATACAGGGATGCCAGAAGAGAACTGATGAGGTTTCCGGGTGTCGGTAGGAAGGTCGCTGACTGTATCCTCCTCTTTGCCTTTCACCGGTTTGAAGCGGTTCCGGTTGATGTCTGGATCGATCGGATCATGCGGACTCATTACCTCGAGGAAGGGGGGCGGTACAGCTATGATCAGATCGCAGATGAGGCACGGGCAATCTTTGGCCCCTATGCCGGATATGCACAGGAGTACCTCTTCGCGGCACGGAATCAGATAAAAAAGTGA
- a CDS encoding phenylacetate--CoA ligase family protein, producing the protein MFWDKERETLRGKPLEELQAKQLRWTVSLAENVPFYRERLREAGISAGDIRSTGDLTRLPFTKKTDLREGYPFGFFAVPRREVVRVHTTSGTTGKPTVVGYTRHDIDTWSDLIARNLTMVGLTADDTFQNAVNYGLFTGGLGFHYGAERTGMMVVPSATGNTKRQIEMIQDFGVTALHCTPGYALHITEVVEEMGVTLDSLRIGCFGAEAWSETMRHELETRLAIDAYDSYGMSEMYGPGVAFECTEKHGLHIWEDCYLPEIIDPATGETLGPGEKGELVITSLSKEAMPMIRYRTGDITMFIEDECPCGRGLRIARIMGRSDDMLVIRGINVFPSQIEHVLLGIAEVGDQFMVYIDRVHHLDEMTIDVEMNRSAFSGELGDLVGLQKQIQQKLQEALTLRTTVRLVEPGSLPRFEGKAKRVIDRRGDL; encoded by the coding sequence ATGTTCTGGGATAAAGAGAGAGAGACTCTTCGTGGGAAGCCCCTTGAGGAACTCCAGGCAAAACAGCTGAGATGGACGGTATCGCTCGCAGAGAACGTCCCCTTCTACAGGGAAAGGCTTCGTGAAGCCGGTATATCTGCTGGCGATATCAGAAGCACCGGTGATCTTACACGGCTTCCGTTCACAAAGAAGACCGATCTCCGGGAGGGATATCCGTTTGGTTTCTTTGCGGTTCCTCGCCGGGAAGTTGTGAGAGTCCATACGACCTCCGGAACAACCGGGAAGCCAACGGTCGTCGGCTATACACGGCATGATATTGATACCTGGTCGGATTTGATTGCACGAAACCTGACGATGGTCGGCCTGACCGCAGACGATACATTCCAGAATGCAGTGAACTATGGCCTCTTCACCGGCGGTCTTGGATTCCATTACGGGGCGGAACGTACAGGGATGATGGTCGTTCCGAGTGCGACAGGAAATACAAAGCGCCAGATCGAGATGATCCAGGACTTCGGGGTGACGGCACTTCACTGTACACCGGGATATGCGCTCCATATCACTGAAGTCGTTGAAGAGATGGGTGTGACCCTTGATTCACTGAGAATCGGCTGTTTTGGTGCGGAAGCATGGTCTGAGACGATGCGGCATGAGCTTGAGACCCGCCTTGCCATCGATGCCTATGACAGCTACGGGATGAGCGAGATGTACGGCCCCGGTGTCGCCTTTGAATGTACCGAGAAGCATGGTCTGCATATCTGGGAGGACTGCTATCTCCCGGAGATCATCGATCCGGCGACCGGCGAGACGCTTGGCCCCGGTGAGAAGGGTGAGCTGGTTATCACATCCCTGTCAAAGGAGGCGATGCCGATGATCCGGTATCGTACAGGCGATATCACCATGTTCATCGAGGATGAATGCCCATGCGGCCGGGGTCTGCGGATCGCACGTATTATGGGGAGGAGTGATGATATGCTTGTTATCCGGGGGATCAATGTCTTCCCATCCCAGATTGAGCATGTTCTCCTCGGCATTGCGGAGGTAGGGGATCAGTTCATGGTATATATCGACCGGGTACACCATCTTGATGAGATGACGATTGATGTTGAGATGAACCGCTCTGCCTTCTCAGGTGAACTTGGCGACCTTGTCGGACTTCAGAAGCAGATACAGCAGAAACTGCAGGAAGCCCTCACCCTCAGGACGACCGTCAGGCTTGTCGAACCCGGCTCACTTCCACGGTTTGAGGGGAAGGCGAAGCGTGTTATTGACCGGAGGGGTGATCTCTGA
- a CDS encoding phenylalanine--tRNA ligase subunit alpha encodes MELTANEKRLLLILQKHTSADAELLADDLDADPGSVVQWAHLAAGRDLVQIRRDVRERYHLTEEGERYAEEGLPERQVIESINGEIPMGELSRHPLAKVAIGWMRKNGWIRIEAGIAKKAASIPETDDERALRAIASGEGEISGIGDLKSRGLVTISEEVRWNISITPKGDEIVRKGLDLRPEIGTLTREQIISGSWREESLRRYSLATPPRRIYPGKIHPYRRILDEVRTLLLEMGFSEFSGNIVQSAFWNFDALFQPQDHPAREMQDTFYLDVTSPLPDGWEKIRDMHEHGGETSSTGWGGRWNPEKARASVLRTHSTALSIQYLAAHPEPPVKAFSLSRVYRRESIDPTHLAEFEQLEGIVMDKDVTFNNLLGFLKEFYHRMGFSDVRFRPAYFPYTEPSVEPEVWVDGLGWVELGGAGIFREEVTAPFGITQPVLAWGLGISRVAMLRLGLSDLRQLYKSDIDWVRSAPSYRRA; translated from the coding sequence ATGGAGTTAACGGCAAATGAGAAACGGCTCCTCCTCATTCTTCAGAAGCATACATCTGCTGATGCGGAGCTGCTTGCGGATGATCTGGATGCGGATCCCGGTTCGGTGGTCCAGTGGGCTCACCTCGCCGCAGGCAGGGATCTCGTTCAGATCAGGCGGGATGTCCGTGAGAGATACCATCTGACGGAAGAAGGGGAGCGTTACGCAGAGGAAGGCCTCCCTGAGCGGCAGGTCATCGAGAGCATTAATGGCGAAATACCGATGGGAGAGCTCTCCCGCCACCCCCTTGCGAAGGTGGCAATCGGGTGGATGCGGAAGAACGGGTGGATCAGGATCGAGGCTGGGATCGCAAAGAAGGCCGCTTCCATCCCTGAGACGGATGATGAACGGGCACTCAGGGCTATTGCCTCTGGTGAAGGTGAGATCTCCGGCATTGGTGATCTGAAATCCCGTGGCCTGGTCACCATCTCCGAGGAGGTCCGGTGGAATATCTCCATCACCCCGAAGGGAGATGAAATCGTCAGGAAAGGCCTTGATCTCCGCCCGGAGATCGGAACACTGACCCGTGAGCAGATCATCTCCGGATCATGGAGAGAGGAGTCCCTCCGCCGCTACAGCCTTGCCACCCCGCCACGGAGGATCTATCCCGGCAAGATCCATCCATACCGCAGGATCCTTGACGAGGTCCGGACACTCCTCCTTGAGATGGGCTTCTCGGAGTTCTCAGGCAATATCGTCCAGAGTGCATTCTGGAACTTTGATGCCCTCTTCCAGCCGCAGGACCATCCGGCACGAGAGATGCAGGATACCTTCTATCTTGATGTTACCTCCCCGTTGCCCGATGGATGGGAGAAGATACGCGATATGCATGAGCATGGCGGGGAGACCTCATCGACAGGCTGGGGTGGAAGATGGAACCCTGAGAAGGCACGCGCCTCGGTCCTCAGGACACATTCAACGGCTCTCTCGATCCAGTATCTCGCCGCGCACCCGGAACCGCCGGTGAAGGCCTTCTCGCTCTCCCGCGTCTATCGGAGGGAGTCGATTGATCCGACACATCTCGCCGAGTTTGAACAGCTTGAAGGGATTGTTATGGATAAGGATGTCACCTTCAATAATCTGCTCGGCTTTTTAAAGGAGTTCTACCACCGGATGGGCTTTTCAGATGTCCGGTTCCGTCCGGCTTACTTCCCCTATACGGAACCCTCGGTCGAGCCGGAGGTCTGGGTCGATGGTCTTGGATGGGTTGAGCTTGGGGGTGCCGGTATCTTCCGTGAAGAGGTGACCGCACCGTTTGGGATCACACAACCGGTCCTCGCATGGGGGCTTGGGATCTCCCGTGTTGCGATGCTCAGGCTTGGACTCTCTGATCTCCGCCAGCTCTATAAGAGCGATATCGACTGGGTGCGTTCAGCTCCGTCATACAGGAGGGCCTGA
- the hisF gene encoding imidazole glycerol phosphate synthase subunit HisF, with translation MALTRRIIPCLDLKNGRVVKGTHFEDLRDAGDPVELAARYNEQGADEVVFLDITASKEARKTIIDLISRAADQLFLPLTVGGGIRTNDDITAILRAGADKVSINTAAVQNPAIISEGAAAFGTQCIVLAMDVRRNFEETEGTTQIRLPDGRTCWYEVVTHGGSRPTGIDAIRWAQEGEERGAGEILLTSMETDGTKEGFDIPITEAIASATSIPIVASGGVGTLEHFYDGFVHGKADACLAASVFHFGEYTIRDVKEYLAAKGVPVRL, from the coding sequence ATGGCTTTAACACGCAGAATCATCCCATGTCTCGACCTGAAGAATGGACGGGTCGTGAAAGGGACACATTTTGAGGACCTCAGGGATGCGGGCGATCCGGTCGAACTGGCGGCGCGGTACAATGAACAGGGGGCAGACGAGGTGGTCTTCCTGGATATCACCGCATCGAAAGAGGCACGGAAGACGATCATTGATCTCATCTCGCGGGCTGCGGACCAGCTCTTCCTCCCCCTCACCGTCGGGGGCGGTATCAGGACAAACGATGACATCACCGCCATTCTCAGGGCAGGGGCTGATAAGGTCTCCATCAATACCGCGGCGGTTCAGAACCCGGCGATCATCTCCGAAGGTGCGGCGGCATTTGGCACCCAGTGTATCGTCCTTGCGATGGATGTCAGGCGGAATTTTGAGGAGACGGAAGGAACGACCCAGATCAGGCTCCCTGACGGAAGAACCTGCTGGTACGAGGTTGTTACGCATGGCGGGAGCAGACCGACTGGCATCGATGCCATACGGTGGGCACAAGAGGGGGAAGAGCGGGGAGCGGGCGAGATCCTCCTGACATCGATGGAGACGGACGGGACGAAGGAGGGTTTTGATATTCCGATCACCGAGGCGATTGCATCTGCAACCAGCATCCCTATCGTCGCCTCCGGAGGGGTCGGTACACTTGAGCACTTTTATGACGGGTTTGTCCATGGCAAGGCAGATGCCTGCCTCGCCGCATCCGTCTTCCATTTCGGGGAATATACAATACGCGACGTAAAAGAGTATCTTGCCGCAAAGGGCGTCCCTGTGCGGCTATAA
- a CDS encoding DUF1538 domain-containing protein, producing MIGELGILSGINHVILEAIIALIPLSAFFILFQITYLKLPIGHVINLFKGIIFTLFGMILFLQGVKVAFIPAGEAIGSFFSAIGKPWILIPFGFLLGLLATYAEPAVRILCYEIENSSSGFIRGRLILYTLSLGVGVAVAFGMGRIVYGFSFLPIIITGYIIAIILLWFADRDFVGIAFDSGGVATGPMAVTFLMALAVGAAAGIEGRDPVIDGFGLIALIALAPILSILILGIYFKKKKVNVS from the coding sequence ATGATCGGAGAGCTTGGAATCCTGAGCGGTATCAACCATGTCATCCTCGAAGCGATCATCGCACTGATCCCGCTCTCAGCCTTCTTCATCCTCTTTCAGATTACCTATCTGAAACTCCCCATAGGGCATGTCATCAATCTCTTCAAGGGAATTATCTTCACCCTCTTTGGGATGATCCTCTTCCTCCAGGGGGTGAAAGTCGCCTTTATCCCGGCAGGAGAGGCGATCGGATCCTTCTTCAGCGCTATCGGGAAACCCTGGATCCTCATCCCCTTCGGTTTTCTCCTCGGACTCCTTGCAACCTATGCAGAGCCTGCTGTCAGGATCCTCTGTTACGAGATCGAGAACTCGTCAAGCGGGTTCATCAGGGGAAGACTCATACTCTACACACTCTCCCTCGGGGTAGGGGTTGCTGTTGCATTCGGGATGGGACGGATCGTCTATGGATTCTCATTCCTCCCGATCATTATTACCGGCTATATCATCGCTATCATCCTCCTCTGGTTTGCGGACCGTGACTTCGTCGGGATCGCATTCGACTCAGGCGGTGTTGCAACAGGCCCGATGGCAGTCACCTTCTTAATGGCACTTGCCGTTGGGGCAGCAGCGGGGATAGAAGGGCGCGATCCGGTGATCGACGGGTTCGGGCTGATCGCACTCATTGCACTGGCACCGATCCTCTCCATCCTCATCCTTGGTATCTACTTCAAAAAGAAAAAGGTGAATGTATCATGA
- a CDS encoding ACT domain-containing protein — MQEEYIIKQISVFSENKPGRLAAIAEALQKSNVNIFAFSIAEASSFGVVRALVDTPETARLVLEKLGFAVQFTDVIAVRMKDAPGGLHEVARILGDAGINIEYAYAYSGREAAVLILRVSQAGEAISKIQAAGGSLLRESDLG, encoded by the coding sequence ATGCAGGAAGAGTATATCATCAAACAGATCTCCGTCTTCTCGGAGAATAAACCAGGGAGGCTCGCTGCGATCGCAGAAGCCCTCCAGAAGAGCAATGTGAATATCTTTGCCTTCTCTATCGCAGAGGCGAGCAGTTTCGGCGTTGTTCGTGCACTTGTCGATACACCCGAGACTGCGCGTCTGGTTCTTGAGAAGCTTGGGTTTGCTGTCCAGTTCACGGATGTTATTGCGGTCCGGATGAAGGATGCGCCCGGGGGTCTTCATGAGGTTGCCCGGATCCTCGGTGATGCCGGCATTAATATCGAGTATGCGTATGCGTATTCCGGCAGGGAAGCTGCGGTGCTTATCCTGAGGGTGAGCCAGGCCGGTGAGGCGATCTCGAAGATTCAGGCTGCAGGCGGCTCCCTCCTTCGAGAGAGCGACCTTGGCTGA